In the genome of Leucobacter luti, one region contains:
- a CDS encoding DUF4870 domain-containing protein, whose translation MSTLPPEGHEGQPAGNQPVPGVPAEPTHVPTPAEQPQVSEPQLPDPTETPAPPQAPVPPQAPVPPQAPQFGTPQQPVQPPQYSAPQQPVQPPHYAAPPAAGQYQAPPPGGYQQPAPGYAQPVADPLSNIQLNYWLSVFFSWIPALIFFLIEKDKGNQQAYVYHRDNLNFSLLRVGVGIATWILGVIPFIGGILVVLLGIGSVVLFIFHIIAAAKVSENYRQGAQPGFIFNLPLVK comes from the coding sequence ATGAGCACGCTGCCCCCTGAGGGTCACGAAGGCCAGCCCGCCGGCAACCAGCCGGTACCGGGTGTCCCGGCTGAGCCGACCCACGTCCCCACCCCCGCTGAGCAGCCGCAGGTCTCCGAGCCGCAGCTGCCGGATCCCACGGAAACCCCTGCCCCGCCGCAGGCCCCGGTTCCCCCGCAGGCTCCGGTCCCTCCGCAGGCCCCGCAGTTCGGCACGCCACAGCAGCCGGTGCAGCCACCGCAGTACAGTGCCCCGCAGCAGCCGGTGCAGCCGCCGCACTACGCAGCTCCGCCTGCAGCCGGCCAGTACCAGGCTCCGCCGCCCGGCGGCTATCAGCAGCCGGCCCCAGGCTATGCGCAGCCGGTCGCTGATCCGCTCAGCAACATTCAGCTGAACTACTGGCTGTCAGTGTTCTTCAGCTGGATCCCCGCCCTGATCTTCTTCCTCATCGAGAAGGACAAGGGCAACCAGCAGGCCTATGTGTACCACCGCGACAACCTGAACTTCTCGCTCTTGCGCGTCGGTGTTGGGATCGCCACCTGGATCCTTGGGGTCATTCCGTTCATCGGCGGCATCCTTGTCGTGCTGCTGGGAATCGGCTCAGTCGTGCTGTTCATCTTCCACATCATTGCTGCGGCGAAGGTGAGCGAGAACTACCGCCAGGGCGCTCAGCCCGGATTCATCTTCAACCTCCCGCTCGTCAAGTAA
- a CDS encoding CHAP domain-containing protein, which yields MKFPAKAFIVSLVASVTFTMGAAPAVAAVPVEDFSPASVLPATTVSQTLDTTGEELAGASIDSVLQIEETPQIPHNFDVAATIALAESEIGTSRPTGWSQPGECIMSAQRWIRAGNGAWNGSGDPVANYAGATRMTLETAAPGDIIQYENIASPTSWVTGVHTVLITAVNTDGTFTIVQSNSPGGSGLVTEVENWEPEMPAGFQAAVWRF from the coding sequence GTGAAATTTCCTGCCAAAGCATTCATTGTGAGCCTGGTCGCTTCGGTGACGTTCACCATGGGTGCAGCACCGGCGGTAGCAGCGGTTCCGGTCGAGGATTTCTCACCAGCCTCCGTCCTCCCGGCCACCACGGTCTCCCAGACGCTGGACACGACGGGCGAGGAGCTTGCTGGCGCAAGCATCGATTCCGTGCTCCAGATTGAAGAGACCCCTCAGATCCCCCACAATTTTGACGTCGCAGCCACGATCGCCCTCGCCGAGAGCGAGATCGGCACGAGCCGCCCCACCGGGTGGAGCCAGCCTGGCGAGTGCATCATGTCGGCACAGCGCTGGATCCGCGCCGGGAACGGCGCTTGGAACGGCAGCGGCGACCCTGTCGCAAACTACGCTGGCGCGACGCGCATGACGCTCGAAACCGCTGCCCCCGGGGACATCATTCAGTACGAGAACATCGCATCCCCCACCTCCTGGGTGACCGGTGTTCATACCGTACTCATCACCGCGGTCAACACCGACGGCACCTTCACGATTGTGCAGTCAAACAGCCCGGGCGGCTCTGGCCTCGTCACTGAGGTAGAAAATTGGGAACCCGAAATGCCGGCGGGTTTCCAGGCCGCCGTATGGCGCTTCTAA
- a CDS encoding TIGR02611 family protein, which yields MTDPYADDAARAQRLSKRFGRFMSTWRRWISRRPWLNTVYKVIVTTLGLLVVVIGLILVPLPGPGWLIVFIGLTILGTEYHWARRLLGWLRRVLARFWERWGAWRASRKARRAATQ from the coding sequence ATGACGGACCCATACGCAGATGACGCGGCGCGCGCGCAGCGGCTCAGCAAGCGGTTCGGGCGATTCATGAGCACCTGGCGGCGCTGGATCAGCCGTAGGCCGTGGCTCAACACCGTGTACAAGGTGATTGTCACCACACTGGGGCTCTTGGTTGTCGTGATTGGACTGATCCTGGTCCCACTGCCCGGCCCCGGCTGGCTCATCGTGTTCATCGGCCTCACCATTCTCGGTACCGAATACCACTGGGCCAGGCGCCTGCTCGGCTGGCTGCGCCGCGTGCTCGCCCGGTTCTGGGAACGCTGGGGAGCATGGCGCGCGTCCCGGAAGGCTCGCCGAGCTGCCACGCAGTAG
- the upp gene encoding uracil phosphoribosyltransferase encodes MRVFVADHPLITHKLTVLRDVKTPQPTFRLLIEELMTLLAYEATREVRVEPHEIQTPVAPTTGVRLSEPLPLVVPILRAGLGMLEGMVKLIPTAEVGFLGMVRDEETLQPTTYAERLPESLAGRQCFVLDPMLATGGSLAGAIEFLFARGADDVTAICVLGTPEGVEAIREAAGDREVTLVLGALDDGLDEHAYIVPGLGDAGDRLYGTAQ; translated from the coding sequence ATGCGAGTTTTCGTTGCGGACCATCCCTTGATCACCCACAAACTGACGGTGCTCCGCGACGTGAAGACGCCGCAGCCCACCTTCCGGCTCCTCATTGAGGAGCTCATGACATTGCTCGCCTACGAGGCGACCCGTGAGGTGCGCGTCGAGCCGCACGAGATTCAGACCCCGGTGGCACCCACCACAGGTGTGCGACTCAGCGAGCCGCTGCCGCTCGTCGTTCCGATCCTGCGCGCTGGTCTCGGCATGCTCGAGGGCATGGTGAAGCTCATCCCTACCGCCGAGGTCGGATTCCTCGGCATGGTGCGAGATGAGGAAACACTGCAACCGACCACATACGCTGAGCGCCTTCCCGAGTCACTTGCCGGGCGCCAGTGCTTCGTGCTCGATCCGATGCTCGCGACCGGCGGCTCCCTCGCCGGCGCAATTGAATTCCTCTTCGCCCGCGGCGCGGACGATGTCACTGCGATTTGCGTGCTCGGCACCCCCGAGGGCGTCGAGGCGATTCGCGAAGCAGCGGGCGACCGCGAGGTGACCCTCGTGCTCGGCGCGCTCGACGATGGCCTCGACGAACACGCGTACATCGTGCCCGGTCTGGGCGACGCAGGCGACCGCCTCTACGGAACCGCGCAGTAG
- a CDS encoding nucleoside deaminase, translating into MRLALAQAERAASAGEIPVGAIVLGPAGELLGSGHNARESAPDPTGHAEVLAIRAAAEALGDRMLTDCTLVVTLEPCVMCAGVILAARIPRVVFGAWDEKAGAVGSVYDLLRDGRLPSAVPEVVAGVCAAESIALLRSFFTARRPDGSGPAGATARPSHP; encoded by the coding sequence ATGCGGCTCGCGCTCGCCCAGGCTGAGCGTGCCGCATCCGCAGGCGAGATCCCCGTCGGCGCCATTGTGCTCGGCCCTGCTGGCGAGCTGCTGGGCTCGGGCCACAACGCGCGGGAGAGCGCGCCAGATCCCACCGGTCACGCGGAAGTGCTGGCCATTCGAGCGGCTGCGGAAGCGCTCGGCGATCGCATGCTCACCGACTGCACGCTTGTGGTCACGCTCGAGCCGTGTGTGATGTGCGCCGGGGTGATTCTTGCAGCCCGTATCCCGCGTGTCGTGTTTGGTGCATGGGACGAAAAGGCCGGGGCTGTCGGCAGCGTCTACGATCTGCTGCGCGATGGCCGCCTCCCCTCCGCGGTGCCCGAGGTCGTCGCAGGAGTGTGTGCTGCAGAGTCGATCGCGCTGCTGCGCAGCTTCTTCACCGCTCGCCGCCCGGACGGCAGCGGGCCCGCCGGGGCCACCGCGCGGCCGAGTCACCCTTAG
- a CDS encoding aminotransferase class I/II-fold pyridoxal phosphate-dependent enzyme has translation MTQRWRSVARASGLTAPDGTTRPTIFAEMTALAQATGAANLGQGFPDADGPEWIRAAAMEAIRAGANQYPPGRGIPELRDAIAAHQKRHYGIELDPATEVIVTAGATEALAAAVLALAGAGDEVVTLEPFYDAHAAVIAMAGATHVTVPLRPDPTGFRLDPVAFAAAVSERTRLIILNTPHNPTGTVLNDAELITVAEAAARVDAIVITDEVYEHLVFGEQPHHPIATLPGMAERTLTVSSAGKTFSLTGWKVGWVAGPAPLIEALLAVKQFLTYSGGAPFQPAIARALTEGDADIAELRSSLAARRDLLVAGLRAAGFTLVVPEGTYFVCADATPFLTSEMPDGAAFARALPARIGVACVPLSAFCRPGSVTSEALSSWVRFTFVKDEGTLRRAIERLGTLRE, from the coding sequence ATGACTCAGAGGTGGCGCAGCGTAGCCCGAGCGAGCGGACTCACCGCCCCCGACGGGACCACGCGTCCCACGATCTTTGCGGAAATGACCGCGCTCGCGCAAGCGACCGGTGCGGCGAATCTGGGGCAGGGCTTCCCAGACGCAGATGGGCCGGAGTGGATCCGCGCCGCCGCGATGGAGGCAATCCGAGCTGGCGCGAACCAGTATCCACCCGGACGAGGGATCCCTGAGCTGCGGGATGCGATCGCGGCGCACCAGAAACGGCACTACGGGATCGAGTTGGATCCGGCGACCGAGGTGATCGTCACGGCTGGCGCAACTGAGGCCCTCGCCGCCGCGGTACTCGCGCTCGCAGGGGCGGGCGATGAGGTGGTGACGCTCGAACCGTTCTACGATGCGCACGCCGCGGTGATCGCGATGGCTGGAGCGACTCACGTGACCGTGCCGCTCCGCCCGGACCCCACCGGGTTCCGGCTTGATCCTGTTGCGTTCGCAGCAGCAGTATCGGAACGCACCAGGCTGATCATTTTGAACACCCCGCACAATCCGACAGGCACCGTCCTGAACGATGCGGAGCTCATCACCGTCGCGGAAGCCGCAGCTCGCGTTGATGCGATCGTAATCACCGACGAGGTGTATGAGCATCTCGTCTTCGGTGAGCAACCGCATCACCCCATCGCAACGCTCCCTGGCATGGCCGAGCGCACGCTCACAGTGTCTTCCGCAGGCAAGACGTTCTCCTTGACCGGCTGGAAAGTCGGCTGGGTCGCTGGCCCCGCACCCCTGATCGAAGCGTTGCTCGCGGTGAAGCAATTCTTGACCTATTCGGGCGGCGCCCCGTTCCAGCCCGCCATCGCGCGCGCACTCACCGAAGGCGATGCGGACATCGCTGAGTTGCGCAGTTCCCTTGCAGCGCGGCGAGACCTCCTTGTCGCTGGCCTGCGCGCGGCGGGCTTCACGCTCGTGGTGCCAGAGGGCACGTACTTCGTGTGCGCTGATGCAACACCGTTTCTTACGAGCGAGATGCCGGACGGGGCTGCGTTTGCGCGCGCCCTTCCCGCACGCATCGGGGTCGCGTGTGTCCCCCTCTCAGCGTTTTGTCGGCCCGGGTCGGTCACCTCGGAGGCGCTCTCGTCGTGGGTGCGCTTCACGTTCGTGAAGGACGAGGGCACCCTGCGTAGGGCAATCGAGCGGCTCGGCACCCTGCGCGAGTGA
- a CDS encoding winged helix-turn-helix domain-containing protein: protein MTTTQTLRAARPDLTAILPSQPTPERNVPEGTEVRGFALYVGLADDKIADGDPRLGAIVTQIKQLVAQLAPAAETYAAVALAPEETGGRDVDVVRLALGDPAAHARQKQHEADDQDRAASGVVLDLSRKRVLLDNVAAALTFREFELLQYLVLREGRTVSRDELITALWHDASDEDTPSERTIDVHIRRLRVKLAQYQDIVRTVRGTGYRFDRHADVSILHTSGPSPDVF, encoded by the coding sequence ATGACCACCACCCAGACTCTTCGCGCAGCTCGCCCCGACCTCACCGCGATCCTGCCGTCACAGCCCACTCCGGAACGCAATGTGCCTGAGGGCACTGAAGTCCGAGGCTTCGCACTCTACGTCGGCCTCGCAGACGACAAGATCGCAGACGGCGATCCCCGGCTCGGAGCCATCGTCACCCAGATCAAGCAGCTCGTGGCACAGCTCGCTCCTGCCGCCGAGACCTACGCAGCAGTAGCTCTCGCCCCGGAGGAAACCGGAGGCCGTGACGTCGACGTAGTGCGCCTCGCCCTCGGAGATCCCGCGGCGCACGCACGCCAGAAGCAGCACGAGGCGGACGATCAGGATCGCGCAGCCAGCGGTGTGGTGCTCGATCTCTCCCGCAAGCGCGTACTGCTCGACAACGTCGCGGCGGCACTCACGTTCCGCGAGTTCGAGCTGCTGCAGTACCTCGTGCTCCGCGAGGGCCGCACCGTCAGCCGGGATGAGCTCATCACCGCACTGTGGCATGACGCTTCCGACGAAGACACCCCGAGCGAGCGCACGATCGACGTACACATCCGCCGCCTGCGAGTGAAGCTCGCGCAGTACCAGGACATCGTGCGCACGGTGCGCGGCACCGGATACCGCTTTGACCGTCACGCAGACGTGTCGATCCTCCACACCTCCGGCCCCAGCCCGGACGTCTTCTAG
- a CDS encoding M14 family zinc carboxypeptidase: MSHRRLIAGLSGVAVAAMLVSAFGPAAFAEEGRGEGTADVGSAPYTAEIEVPGDEPGSAPSATPNAAPNASASTNTTFQMPTSYPTQPRLNFFRDNPTGPNGEPDYNTTVPGLMSHPEIAPKLTEIMAKSDRVSVQTIGKSTQGRDLYLVTVTAPETTEFTAQQEAWRLKIRNNPLEAKTDAELLAGYKSPIWLSNNIHGNEWEGTDAALQYIEYLATAPMEEVGSILRNNRVYFSPSLNPDGRTNATRATALGLDPNRDMITLTTPEATSYTQTANAIQPLYTADFHGYTSVLQVEPTGPPHGSNYEYDLLIPHNYALALEVEKHVTQKLIPGNTYLTGPRGTVTNTPTEFIKIPYRDTASGWDDFPPIFTAQISPFYGAMTATVEIPKGRTNISGRSLMTPENAVINQANAYETMVAMVNYLNTPNVSKDLLNNQIETFARGIQGTPITALTTENIAGVPGPDQWKAEWDVSDNQETVNLPRAYVIPAGDGQRSASDANRLVQRLLDMGVQVGTLDADTVVGDKTYPAGSYIVDMHQPLRGLANALLDLGEDISNKLPSMYDISAWSLGYVWGATVDKVGATTDPAPIGAATAISAVTPHATVPADGHLTFDLAGVADYQAVNDLLGQGVAVSMLADGSAVVDAANAAIVAETSSKYDIAVEKATKEDLAALAQPSTKGLKDLKLLYVGNQDDKLSLEELGFDDLTRVTAADITANPALLDGVDVIWVGTSFTFNGSQTAGRDAVQAWVDAGGSIVGRTAAAYTAANTFGLLQATPVAGNTSGNGIVKTDTPAGSILEPYRQDYAFVYPAVSFTDLGEGTKAEQTYGEGNPLLAGHWRATNATNGPEVAASKASVISGEKASGGKAVVFGTSVVFRNHPKGGLSQAARGLFWAAPAGTKVVAPPVAPFTDVKPTDKFAKEIYWLAEKGLSTGIEKTDANGNVTYEFQPKSAMSREAMAAFLFRLEAPSGYKAPAKSPFSDVKTSDKFYEQIAWMYDEKISTGIKQPSGQPKFGPKTSVTREAMAAFLYRYNDPKGYKAPAKSPFSDVKTNDKFYKEIAWMSDSGISTGIEQASGKPKFGPKSSTTREAMAAFIYRSVEN, from the coding sequence ATGTCGCACAGAAGACTGATAGCGGGGCTCAGCGGGGTGGCCGTCGCGGCCATGCTGGTCTCCGCATTCGGCCCAGCTGCGTTTGCAGAAGAGGGGCGCGGAGAGGGCACCGCAGATGTCGGCTCCGCTCCGTACACCGCAGAGATCGAGGTGCCAGGCGACGAGCCAGGTAGTGCACCGAGCGCAACACCCAACGCTGCACCGAACGCGAGTGCCAGCACGAACACCACGTTCCAAATGCCGACGTCCTACCCGACGCAACCTCGGCTGAACTTCTTCCGGGACAACCCCACCGGTCCCAATGGCGAGCCTGACTACAACACCACCGTACCTGGGCTCATGTCACACCCGGAGATCGCACCCAAGCTCACCGAGATCATGGCCAAGAGCGACCGTGTCTCGGTTCAAACCATCGGCAAATCGACACAGGGCCGAGATCTGTACCTCGTCACCGTCACCGCGCCCGAGACGACAGAATTTACCGCGCAGCAGGAGGCCTGGCGCCTCAAGATTCGCAACAACCCGCTTGAGGCGAAGACAGACGCCGAGTTGCTCGCCGGGTACAAGTCGCCGATCTGGCTGAGCAACAATATCCACGGCAACGAGTGGGAAGGCACCGACGCCGCACTGCAGTACATCGAATACTTGGCGACCGCCCCCATGGAGGAAGTCGGTTCGATCCTGCGCAACAACCGCGTGTACTTCTCGCCGTCACTCAACCCCGATGGCCGCACGAACGCAACGCGTGCGACGGCACTCGGGCTCGACCCGAACCGTGACATGATCACGTTGACGACGCCTGAGGCAACGTCGTACACGCAGACCGCGAACGCGATTCAGCCGCTCTACACCGCCGATTTCCACGGCTACACGAGCGTATTGCAGGTCGAGCCGACGGGCCCGCCCCACGGCTCGAACTACGAGTACGACCTGCTCATTCCGCACAACTACGCGCTCGCACTCGAAGTTGAGAAGCACGTCACGCAGAAGCTGATCCCCGGAAACACGTATCTCACGGGCCCACGTGGCACCGTGACGAATACGCCGACCGAGTTCATCAAGATCCCGTACCGCGATACGGCATCCGGATGGGACGACTTCCCGCCCATCTTCACCGCCCAGATCTCGCCGTTCTACGGGGCGATGACCGCGACGGTGGAGATCCCGAAGGGCCGCACGAACATCTCGGGCCGCAGCCTGATGACCCCGGAAAACGCGGTCATCAACCAGGCGAACGCGTACGAAACGATGGTCGCGATGGTCAACTACCTGAACACGCCAAACGTGTCGAAGGATCTGCTGAACAACCAGATCGAGACCTTTGCACGCGGGATCCAGGGGACGCCAATCACAGCGCTCACCACGGAGAACATTGCTGGCGTACCTGGCCCCGATCAGTGGAAGGCTGAGTGGGATGTCTCCGACAACCAGGAGACGGTCAACCTGCCACGCGCCTACGTCATCCCCGCGGGTGACGGCCAGCGCTCGGCAAGCGACGCGAACCGCCTCGTGCAGCGCCTGCTCGACATGGGCGTGCAGGTCGGCACGCTTGATGCCGACACGGTTGTCGGTGACAAGACCTACCCGGCGGGCTCGTACATTGTCGATATGCACCAGCCGCTGCGTGGACTCGCGAACGCGCTGCTTGATCTCGGCGAGGACATCTCGAACAAGCTGCCGTCGATGTACGACATTTCGGCTTGGAGCCTCGGCTATGTTTGGGGCGCGACCGTCGACAAGGTCGGGGCAACCACAGATCCAGCTCCGATCGGCGCCGCGACCGCGATTTCCGCAGTCACGCCGCACGCAACGGTGCCGGCAGATGGCCACCTGACGTTCGACCTCGCAGGCGTCGCCGACTATCAGGCAGTCAATGATCTGCTCGGTCAGGGCGTCGCGGTATCGATGCTCGCTGATGGCTCAGCGGTCGTTGACGCGGCAAACGCCGCGATCGTCGCCGAAACTTCCTCGAAGTACGACATCGCAGTGGAGAAGGCAACGAAGGAAGACCTCGCAGCACTGGCGCAGCCGAGCACCAAGGGTCTGAAAGACCTGAAGCTGCTCTACGTCGGCAACCAGGACGACAAGCTCTCGCTTGAAGAACTGGGCTTCGATGATCTGACCCGCGTGACCGCAGCCGACATCACCGCCAACCCGGCGTTGCTTGACGGCGTCGATGTGATCTGGGTCGGCACGTCTTTCACCTTCAACGGTTCGCAGACAGCCGGCCGCGATGCGGTGCAGGCGTGGGTTGACGCGGGTGGCTCCATCGTCGGCCGCACGGCCGCGGCATACACCGCTGCGAACACCTTCGGGCTGTTGCAGGCAACTCCGGTTGCAGGCAACACGTCAGGGAACGGCATTGTGAAAACGGATACTCCTGCCGGCTCGATTCTTGAGCCGTACCGCCAGGACTATGCATTCGTGTACCCAGCGGTGTCCTTCACGGACCTCGGCGAGGGCACGAAGGCTGAGCAGACCTACGGCGAAGGCAATCCGCTGCTCGCAGGGCACTGGCGCGCAACGAACGCTACGAACGGCCCCGAGGTTGCTGCGTCGAAGGCATCCGTCATCTCTGGCGAGAAGGCCTCCGGCGGCAAGGCCGTGGTCTTCGGTACCTCCGTCGTGTTCCGCAACCACCCGAAGGGTGGGCTCAGCCAGGCTGCGCGCGGTCTCTTCTGGGCGGCTCCGGCCGGCACGAAGGTGGTTGCTCCTCCAGTAGCCCCCTTCACGGATGTCAAGCCGACGGATAAGTTCGCGAAGGAGATCTACTGGCTTGCCGAGAAGGGTCTGTCGACCGGCATCGAGAAGACTGATGCGAATGGAAACGTCACGTACGAGTTCCAGCCGAAGTCCGCAATGAGCCGCGAAGCAATGGCCGCGTTCCTCTTCCGCCTCGAGGCTCCCAGCGGCTACAAGGCACCCGCCAAGTCACCGTTCTCCGATGTCAAGACCAGCGATAAGTTCTATGAGCAGATCGCCTGGATGTACGACGAGAAGATCTCCACGGGAATCAAGCAGCCGAGCGGACAGCCGAAGTTCGGCCCGAAGACCTCGGTGACTCGTGAAGCGATGGCGGCGTTCCTCTACCGCTACAACGATCCCAAGGGCTACAAGGCTCCCGCCAAGTCGCCCTTCTCGGATGTCAAGACGAACGACAAGTTCTACAAGGAAATCGCTTGGATGTCTGACTCGGGGATTTCGACGGGTATCGAGCAAGCAAGCGGAAAGCCGAAGTTCGGTCCGAAGAGCTCGACTACGCGTGAAGCGATGGCCGCGTTCATCTACCGTTCGGTAGAGAACTAG
- a CDS encoding ABC transporter permease subunit, with protein sequence MSAAAPGRPSPAVARTIIGVIGGVFLIPLFAMLEFTLRRTSGGYGPEHWLALFDPDQARTYRVLFEGIGNSVLLALLTLAIVLLVFFPTIVLVHLRFPRLQRGLDLLTVLPIAIPAIVLVVGFAPIYRVIGQTIGSGVWTLSLAYGVLVLPFAYRAIVSDLTGMDARVRAEAARSLGAGWGTVLIRIIAPGVRRGLLAAALLTIAIVLGEFTVSSLLNRITLQTALLQVSKSDPFIAVAISLLSLVGVFVVLLLVSATGGPPRSRRTTRRAARRGPDPDPSASAVAAAHGALPSAITLPNSRLPLPSPSKEAPRVH encoded by the coding sequence ATGAGCGCAGCCGCACCCGGACGGCCCTCGCCCGCCGTCGCACGCACGATTATCGGTGTCATCGGCGGTGTCTTCCTGATCCCGTTGTTCGCGATGCTCGAGTTCACGCTCCGCCGCACGTCCGGGGGGTACGGGCCGGAGCACTGGCTCGCACTCTTCGATCCGGATCAGGCGCGGACCTATCGCGTCCTGTTCGAAGGCATCGGCAACTCGGTGCTGCTCGCGCTGCTGACCCTCGCAATCGTGCTGCTCGTGTTCTTTCCCACGATCGTGCTCGTGCACTTGCGCTTTCCTCGGCTCCAACGCGGTCTGGACTTGTTGACCGTGCTGCCCATCGCGATCCCTGCGATCGTGCTCGTCGTCGGGTTCGCCCCCATCTACCGTGTCATCGGGCAGACCATCGGATCCGGTGTGTGGACACTGTCCCTTGCCTACGGCGTGCTCGTCCTGCCGTTCGCGTACCGCGCGATCGTCTCAGACCTCACCGGCATGGATGCGCGGGTGCGTGCTGAGGCGGCGCGCTCACTCGGTGCTGGCTGGGGCACCGTGCTGATCAGGATCATCGCGCCCGGCGTGCGGCGCGGATTGCTTGCCGCCGCACTCCTGACCATCGCAATCGTGCTCGGTGAGTTCACCGTGTCCTCGCTCCTGAACCGGATCACCCTCCAGACTGCGCTCCTGCAGGTCTCCAAGTCCGATCCGTTCATCGCGGTCGCAATCTCGCTCCTGTCGCTCGTTGGCGTGTTCGTGGTACTGCTGCTCGTCAGCGCAACGGGAGGGCCACCGCGCAGCCGACGCACCACACGTCGGGCTGCTCGCCGCGGCCCGGATCCGGATCCCAGCGCATCCGCGGTCGCCGCGGCCCACGGCGCACTGCCCAGCGCAATCACCCTGCCGAATTCCCGCCTTCCCCTGCCCTCGCCTTCCAAGGAGGCCCCACGTGTCCACTGA
- a CDS encoding ABC transporter ATP-binding protein: MSTDSPLGQAGQSVCLDGVTKKYGSTTVLHGVDLELSPGELICLLGPSGCGKTTALRCIAGLEAVSAGRVLIGGAEVTNVPVNRRDIGMVFQQYSLFPHLTVAKNVEFGLDMRRVQKQERRTRVGEMLEIVGLAHLAERFPHELSGGQQQRVALARALVTRPRALLLDEPLSALDAKVRVRLREQIRAIQTELGMTTVFVTHDQEEALAISDRVAVMEGGRIAQLGTPEELYRRPISSFVADFVGLSNRVDGDLVGDRVRVRGTELPLLAVPSGTTGVTGARVTAYVRPEHVHLNGNAGSAGSWSDAGERSAVVISSGFLGPIRRTVVQFGDGSTVAAQHGSESEYRAGERVEVSFTREPVTVAPRL; encoded by the coding sequence GTGTCCACTGATTCACCACTTGGCCAGGCCGGTCAGTCCGTCTGCCTCGACGGAGTCACCAAGAAGTACGGATCCACCACAGTGCTCCACGGTGTCGATCTCGAGCTCTCGCCCGGCGAGCTCATCTGCCTCCTCGGGCCCTCCGGCTGTGGCAAAACGACGGCCCTCCGCTGCATCGCAGGGCTCGAGGCGGTGTCTGCAGGCCGCGTGCTCATCGGCGGCGCAGAGGTCACGAATGTTCCGGTCAACCGTCGCGATATCGGCATGGTGTTTCAGCAGTACTCACTGTTCCCGCACCTCACCGTCGCAAAGAACGTGGAATTCGGGCTCGACATGCGACGCGTGCAGAAGCAGGAGCGCCGCACGCGAGTGGGCGAGATGTTGGAGATCGTCGGCCTCGCGCACCTTGCCGAACGCTTCCCACACGAGCTCTCCGGCGGGCAGCAACAGCGCGTCGCGCTCGCCCGAGCGCTCGTCACACGGCCGCGCGCGCTGTTGCTCGATGAGCCCCTTTCGGCGCTCGACGCGAAGGTGCGGGTGCGGTTGCGCGAGCAGATTCGCGCGATCCAGACCGAACTGGGGATGACGACGGTGTTTGTGACCCACGACCAAGAAGAAGCCCTCGCGATCTCCGACCGCGTAGCCGTCATGGAGGGCGGGCGGATTGCGCAGCTCGGCACGCCAGAGGAACTGTACCGTCGCCCGATTTCTTCATTTGTTGCCGACTTTGTTGGCCTATCGAACCGCGTCGATGGTGACCTTGTGGGCGACCGTGTCCGCGTGCGCGGCACAGAGCTCCCGCTTCTCGCCGTTCCCTCCGGCACCACCGGTGTCACCGGAGCGCGGGTGACGGCATATGTGCGGCCAGAGCACGTACATCTCAACGGAAATGCTGGGTCCGCTGGGAGCTGGTCCGATGCTGGCGAGCGCAGCGCCGTCGTGATCTCGAGCGGATTCCTCGGACCGATCCGGCGCACGGTCGTGCAATTTGGCGACGGCAGCACCGTGGCGGCCCAGCACGGCTCTGAATCGGAGTACCGCGCCGGAGAGCGCGTCGAGGTCTCGTTTACGCGCGAGCCTGTGACGGTGGCGCCGCGACTCTAA